The Ptychodera flava strain L36383 chromosome 3, AS_Pfla_20210202, whole genome shotgun sequence region tcacgaaatctatacattcgatagatatggatcttaagtcttgttatttattaaaattaactcatttgctaagcgttttataattgctttctttagtttatttgaattatatcatttttatttatttctaacgacgccattttaacgtccgtttccatggatacgagcgcggtgaccccccattttttatttcatttttgcacttgcacagcttccaagaatatttgtgcaaagtttcaagaaaatgacaccacaacttaattttgacgtagttcgtagtacttcaccttaagatTCTGTTGTGTAAATTGGTGATGTGGCTTTATTTTTCAAGCAATTGTTCCTCAATTTCATTCGATAGCAATATCCATCATTTTAGCCAATTATTTATCAGGTAGCTTAAATACTGATTTGTCTTTTTCTTGAATCCTAGAAACAAGAGCCGCCATCTTTTGAATATGCAACATCGCGACAAGGTAAAAacatttcgaaaatgtgttaAGCTTTCCTTAACGTGAATCTGAGAAAACACATGTAAAATCAACCAATGAACCTACCAACTAATTAACCTAccaatctatcaatcaatcagtaaatcaatcaatcaatcaatcaatcaatcaatcaatcaatcaatcaatcaatcaagcaaaccatctatctatctatctatctatctatctatctatctatctatctatctatctatctatctatctatctatctatctatctatctatctatctatctttctatctgtctgtctgtctaactCTCTCTTTTTATCTGCTTGTCTACATTGCCATCTATTCGTCTCCCACTCTCTCTCCTTTATCATCTATTTACCTTGTAtcttttaatgcattttatgaAGTTAATGAGAGCTTACCGACATTCATACAACCTCCAGTAGTCTAATCCTATTTAAATGACTACTCTCATAGGTTTCAGCATTGATCGTGAACGAAGGATGGGGTTCAGCATGTAGTGATGGAATTCCGTCGATCAATCGCATGATTGCCAGCATACTAAGCGACATTCAGATTGATAACATATATTCTACCGAGGTACGATATAACGAGAGGGAAGAGGAAGAAGCTGAACGGTTCAGAGTTCTATTTAAATACCCAGTACCAGAAGAGCGGAAATTAAAACAGTTACTACCTAATCGTTCGATTCCGGGCACAGTATATCTTTACTTGCACGACCACTTTTATCCAAATCTGCGGGAATTATCAAAAGATGTCAAATTCGTGTTTGGATACTCCTTATCAACAGCTGCCGAAGCGCGAAAGCTCAAGCAAGATATCTTTCGCGATGCAGAGCTGTATCTTATAAACGTGTGGAATCCAGATGGTACTACGTTCAATCCTGAAATTATCTCGTGCGATGACAAGGAGCTTGCATTGAGAACTCAGGAACTTTCAGAGTTGCATAGAGGGTCGCACGTACTATCTGTAGGCAAAAGCGCCTATCGCTACTTCGAACGTCCACATCGGATGTCTCAGTCCTACGAACACTACTGTATTCAACCAAACCTCGGGGGTGTCTCAAATAGTTACAAAGAACTAGAAAAAGACTCAACATTTGAAATGATTTCTCTTCTACAACCCAATGACTTAAATTTGAAAGATCTCAAGTCAATAGTTCACGAATTGGAATATGTCACGAAAACTTACTGTGACAAATTGAGGATCGAGATGAAAGTTATCGGCAATGTCAGCGAATCAGAAAAAGAAATACTGACAACACTTTCGAATTCCGCGATCAGGCTTTTTCCTAAATACTGCGAAACTCAAAGTGAACTGGAGGACGCGCTACTCGGCTGCCATTTGGTACTTGCAAACACAAATGCTCAAATTACAGATCCGTCGGTTTCGTTAGCGCTATCGCTAGGTGTTCCACTTTTGCTACCGGTCAGTGAAGACTTCGAGTATATGATTGAGAAGTATCTCAAGCAATACAAGCACCATTTAATGGTAGATATAAACGACAAGGCCACGCTTCACGAAAAGTTGAAGGAGAAAATTGTTTCGTATCACCTTGCCGTTTCAACCGCTAAAGAGATCAGTGACCACATTTCTAAAGAACGTCTTACCATTGACACTTGTGTCGAAGTTCGCAAAGAATTGGAAAAGCAGCTTCGTCGTATTACCCGTGTCGGTCGACCAAAGCAAGGTAATTTATTAGCCTTCCTTAAATgcgttgtaaatatttttgacgGTGTCACTTGTAAACATGACGACTAACAATATCATGACACACACATATAGACGAAAGGCACGTAGAAACACaataataacaaacaaacagtcaGACAATCAAGCAGAGTGACATACAGACACATCCATTTGTCTTTAGCTGTCAAAAGCTGGATTGTACAGTCGCACATGGGCGCAAAAGAAAAACACCTTGTCCGTAAACACAAAATACATCTAAATCGAGATTGCTTTCATATGACAACAATAATCATAACCACGAAAGCCTTCTACGAAAAATTTCGTTCGTCCAGTCGAAAGACATACCATTGTTTATAATTGTCGAATAATAGCTGCAGGGCAGTGAAGAGGCAAGAAATCGAATGTTGTCGGCCAGACATGACCTTACCAAGTATTCATAGAAAGGGAGCTCACCATTTGTTGTTTGCATATTAGATCGGCACGGGTAGGTAATTCTGCTGGGCTATTCATATACGTTCACATTCCAGAGGAGTTCGCCTCAGAGTGAAGGCCGCTCTGGCTAAAATTGTGAGCACTAAGGTCATGCATTGGCCGGTCTACTGCATATCTTGTCTCAAAGGTGGCTTCAGAGAAAACGCAAATTTTAGAGCAGACCCAAACTTTTGTGTGAACGGTTTAGAACGGCCCTGCACCCATTCCCCTAGAGCGATGTGGACGACTGACTTAGAGGACGTACATTCAATATTGTGTGAACTCGGACCAATTTCTCTTATGTTACCACAATCCATCGGCGGCTAGCAGACCAAGTAATATATACATCGAGTTTGTATTCTCCAAACTTTTTAAGGGAGTAAACAGACATACCTTTCATTGACTTTGTGTAGATTTGATGATTAGAAATGTGCTTCAAAATTTAATTAAATATGGCAGCCTAGCTTTAAGGAAATCAAGTGAATCACATGACCAGTGCTTTGTTACTCCCATACTTCAGTCAAACTTTAAAGAGCCAGATAGCATATCGCTGCAAGCAACTCTATGGCAGTTGAAATACTATCGTCAGCAGACGAGGTATTCACATTTTGCACGTTGTCAAAGGATTTGCTGCTCATCTACATATGACCTTACAGCCAATTGATGAGTACACCCATTTGCCTGTAGTGATTGTGAACGTGTCGAttctaaaatcacaaaaaacttAATATGATGACAGGGTTTACTGGTCACTAGATATCACTTTTTGTTAGTTTTAACAACTATATCCTATGTATTACACCTTGTAAAGTATCACATCAGACAaatacaaatcatgatgtatgGGATAAAAGATACAAAGTGAACCCTATTTCATATCAGAATGCATAGAGATAATCTTATTGTTACTTCATAACTATCCATTCATATGCTGTATACCGATTTTAACATCTTTACACGATTTACTCCGCTTAGGTCAAACCTCTTTTGCTTTATTGTTCAATAATACAGACgtttataaaaatattcttaactTGCTACGTGCTGCGACTAAACAAAAGCAAGACTTAAGGGACATATAACGTGAATTGCATGAGCATGTAATTATCAATATTATTTGTTGACTGGTCCCTTTACAAGTTTATGCAACAATCTTCATCGCATTGTGACGCCAAATTTATATGATTTAATGGCAACAACATGATACGTGTAACACTTATCTTGTCACTCTGGTATGGTATAAACTGCAACAAAACGAAGCACTATTTGTTTTACAGCGGTTGGCGGTGAATATTCGCCGAGTGGAAGTACACATTCTGAAGAGATAGAATCTGATGGCAAGTCAGGTGAGTTGAATTCGCGGAGCTTGAGGTTTAATCTAATGGCgatgaaattttaatatcacttgataaatatataaattattcGGCCATGAGTAATTGTCAATAATAATGTTGCGTTAATGCAACttgttttttaatgtatttcgagCAACATTTGAAGGGAGGGTTAAAAGGTGTTAGCAACTTCTCTCGGGGTATGTTTATTATAACCTTTCTCGTGTTTTAGTTAAAGCTACTGTTATTCAACTTTCATATGCTTTAGTCATTGTAATTGCTAAAAGAAATCGCAATGAAAATCAATTATGCTTGGTTCTTATAAAGACAACTGTTCAATATCATGCCGTCTACACAGTTGCCGTAGCAGTAGCAGAGACCACGACTGATGATGGAACTAAAGAGGGGGAAGATGCATCGGTGGCAAGCAGACCAAGTAAGATACATGGACTTTGTATTCTCCTATTTTCCCGCGTTCATTTAGTTAAAGCTACTGTTATTAAGATTTATATATCCCTTAAGAGCAGATAAACCGAGGATATAATTCACATTTGTCAGATACTTTACGTTACGTACTCCAGTAACTAACATTGCTACAATCAATCCAATAAAAGTTACTTTAAATCAAGTATACTTGGCTCTTATAAAGACAACTGTACTATATCAATTCTGTCTACACAGTTGCTGTAGCAGAGACCACGACTGACGATGAAACTAAAAAGGGGGAAGATACATTGGTGGCAAGCAGACTAAGTAAGATATATGGACTTTGTATTCTCCTATTTTCATAAGTGTGTAAACAGACATACCTATCATTAACTTTGTGTTGATTTCCTGACGACGAATTAGCTTCAGAAtctatttcaatatttcagtttCGCTTTTCGGGAAACAAGTGAACCACATGACCAGTGCTTTGTTACTCCAATACTTCAGTCATACTTACTGAGACTAATAAATTATCGCCGCATTGAACTCTATAACAATTGATATAGCATCATTGCTTGTCATAATATCATTGCCGGTCGTATACATATAactttacagccaattataCACATTTAACATGATATATGCATCCCATGCCATTCCTTGTAATCATTAAGAACGCGTCGGTTATGAAATCACAAAACTTAATACTTGCCGtgacttaaaaaaaaaatcaagattcAGGGGCATATAATTTGAACTTCATGAgcttattatcatcattatttgtTTACTGGTCC contains the following coding sequences:
- the LOC139130101 gene encoding serine-rich adhesin for platelets-like, producing MQHRDKVSALIVNEGWGSACSDGIPSINRMIASILSDIQIDNIYSTEVRYNEREEEEAERFRVLFKYPVPEERKLKQLLPNRSIPGTVYLYLHDHFYPNLRELSKDVKFVFGYSLSTAAEARKLKQDIFRDAELYLINVWNPDGTTFNPEIISCDDKELALRTQELSELHRGSHVLSVGKSAYRYFERPHRMSQSYEHYCIQPNLGGVSNSYKELEKDSTFEMISLLQPNDLNLKDLKSIVHELEYVTKTYCDKLRIEMKVIGNVSESEKEILTTLSNSAIRLFPKYCETQSELEDALLGCHLVLANTNAQITDPSVSLALSLGVPLLLPVSEDFEYMIEKYLKQYKHHLMVDINDKATLHEKLKEKIVSYHLAVSTAKEISDHISKERLTIDTCVEVRKELEKQLRRITRVGRPKQAVGGEYSPSGSTHSEEIESDGKSVAVAVAETTTDDGTKEGEDASVASRPIAVAETTTDDETKKGEDTLVASRLTVGSERSPSGSIHSEEIASDSKSVAVAVAETTTDDETKKREDALVAGRPTVGGERSPSGSTHSEEVESDSKSVAVAVAETTTDDGTKEGENASVAGRPIAGGESSPIVSIDPEQMTYASITAELRVASGIPEPGGTMSMVSHSLYNTSAEMLSAEHKNTIQVLKDNDPDIEVSDPEEGSIRYNIKCKTSKALQGLWQRYQSGKLRESVEKVLITPDVLSKVHAVCITMRVIIDYNEYEEALHILTSRENISGNDISTETDVAVSEKKEKELEQKNITDCSKKTRQELLQEDSKEDLGFEMENLSAQLEISENQDEQLVMKQVQKKETEMEKMRARLESSKAENVRLVMEHALQNESKMDMSIEMDNLRARIEQLEKRDRECDNLKSMLTSIEESGTIVVPGRKTADSTIRAE